From the Syntrophorhabdus sp. genome, one window contains:
- a CDS encoding amidophosphoribosyltransferase, producing the protein MSGVFGIISKKNCASNLLYGTDYHSHMGTEYGGMAVLGDRFHRSIHDISKSQFKSKFFEEYKEMKGNSGIGVISDRDTQPLIIGSKFGTFAIVSSGIVENAAELAKELLDSGETFSEMSGGGINSVELIAKLITQGKTLIEGIKGVYERIEGSASILLLKEDGLYAARDRLGRTPLVIGEKDGDHAVATEDCSFLNLGFRRVRFIEPGEIVSLSPSGLRSELPGRDRNQICAFLWIYTGYPASSYEGINVEVVRERSGRALARGDNVDADLVAGVPDSGVGHAIGYSMESGLPYRRPLVKYTPGYGRSYTPPSQEIRDLVATMKLIPVRDVIAGNRIVLCEDSIVRGTQLKNFTVVKLWDSGAKEIHIRPACPPLMYHCKFALSTRSVDELVARRAINALEGGRTDNIAEYLDDTSEKYRKMVDWIAREINVTTLKFQKIDDMIAAIGLPREKLCLHCWIGEGNPACCAR; encoded by the coding sequence ATGAGCGGAGTTTTCGGCATAATATCGAAGAAAAATTGCGCGAGCAACCTGCTCTACGGTACCGATTATCACTCGCATATGGGAACGGAATATGGAGGGATGGCCGTACTGGGAGACCGGTTCCACCGCAGTATACACGATATCAGCAAATCCCAGTTCAAGTCGAAGTTCTTCGAAGAATACAAGGAGATGAAGGGTAATTCGGGCATCGGGGTCATCAGCGATCGCGATACCCAACCCCTTATCATTGGTTCCAAGTTCGGCACCTTCGCCATTGTTTCCTCAGGCATCGTGGAGAACGCGGCCGAGCTCGCCAAGGAACTCCTCGACAGCGGCGAGACGTTCAGCGAGATGTCCGGAGGCGGCATCAATTCGGTGGAGCTCATCGCGAAGCTCATCACCCAGGGCAAAACCCTTATCGAGGGCATCAAGGGTGTCTATGAACGCATCGAGGGCTCAGCCTCCATTCTGCTCCTCAAGGAAGACGGTTTGTACGCGGCGAGGGACCGTCTGGGACGCACGCCGCTCGTCATCGGCGAGAAGGACGGCGACCATGCCGTGGCCACCGAGGACTGTTCCTTCCTGAACCTGGGGTTCCGGAGGGTCAGGTTCATCGAGCCGGGGGAGATCGTGAGCCTCAGCCCCTCGGGTCTGCGGAGCGAACTGCCGGGCAGGGACCGGAACCAGATATGCGCCTTCCTGTGGATATACACAGGGTATCCGGCCTCCAGTTACGAAGGGATTAACGTGGAGGTGGTCCGCGAGCGCTCGGGACGGGCTCTCGCCAGGGGCGACAACGTCGATGCCGACCTTGTTGCCGGCGTCCCCGACTCGGGCGTCGGCCACGCCATCGGTTACTCCATGGAATCGGGACTCCCCTACCGCAGACCGCTGGTCAAGTACACGCCGGGATACGGCAGGAGCTACACGCCTCCCTCCCAGGAGATACGGGACCTCGTGGCCACCATGAAGCTCATACCCGTGCGAGACGTCATCGCCGGCAACCGCATCGTCCTGTGCGAGGACTCCATCGTGCGGGGCACACAGCTCAAGAATTTCACCGTCGTCAAGCTCTGGGATTCAGGCGCGAAGGAGATCCACATCCGCCCGGCCTGTCCGCCCCTCATGTACCACTGCAAATTCGCCCTCTCCACCCGGTCCGTCGACGAACTCGTCGCCCGCCGCGCCATAAACGCCCTTGAAGGCGGGCGCACGGACAATATCGCGGAGTATCTCGATGACACCTCGGAGAAATACCGGAAGATGGTCGACTGGATCGCGCGGGAGATAAACGTCACGACGCTCAAGTTCCAGAAGATCGATGATATGATAGCGGCCATCGGCCTGCCCCGGGAAAAGCTCTGCCTCCACTGCTGGATCGGAGAGGGAAACCCAGCCTGCTGTGCGCGATAG
- a CDS encoding glucokinase, which produces MKNIIAVDIGGTNSRFAHFTVEDSGSLSCVDRVELKTANASSLDDLIDRALGLKSIPAGVSWDIVVLAVPGAVKENTCASLANVSWDVDVSGLRARLAGTRVFLINDFVAQAFACPLAERLETQAVQAGVPEPRAAMAVIGAGTGLGHCALLATDGGGFLPLPSEAGHAAFPFYGKTETAYRDFLMERTGAEYPYGDIVVSGPGLTHLHAFLTGREMSPKDIVAEIPPESETTVLFSRFYARACRNYALTVLALGGLFIAGGVAMKNPFLVVNDHFRKEFTESRHYGPMLRQIPVSLIVSEDSGLWGAAHYGMIKGKSGQRTGNR; this is translated from the coding sequence ATGAAAAACATCATCGCCGTCGACATAGGGGGAACGAACAGCCGCTTCGCCCATTTCACCGTTGAAGACAGCGGGAGCCTGTCATGCGTCGACAGGGTGGAATTGAAGACCGCGAACGCCTCGTCCCTCGACGACCTCATCGACAGGGCCCTCGGCCTTAAGTCCATACCGGCGGGAGTGTCCTGGGACATCGTGGTCCTTGCCGTTCCTGGCGCCGTCAAGGAGAACACCTGCGCCTCGCTGGCGAACGTCTCCTGGGACGTGGACGTTTCGGGCCTCCGCGCGCGCCTTGCCGGCACGAGGGTATTCCTCATCAACGACTTCGTCGCGCAGGCCTTTGCCTGCCCTCTTGCGGAGAGACTGGAGACACAGGCGGTTCAGGCGGGGGTACCCGAGCCCCGGGCGGCCATGGCGGTGATCGGCGCTGGAACGGGCCTCGGGCACTGTGCCCTTCTGGCCACGGACGGGGGCGGCTTCCTGCCCCTGCCCTCGGAGGCGGGCCACGCCGCGTTCCCTTTCTACGGGAAAACGGAAACGGCATACCGCGATTTTCTCATGGAAAGGACCGGGGCGGAGTATCCCTACGGCGATATCGTCGTGAGCGGACCGGGCCTCACGCACCTCCACGCCTTTCTGACGGGGCGGGAGATGAGCCCGAAGGACATCGTCGCCGAGATCCCTCCGGAGTCGGAGACGACCGTCCTCTTCTCGCGCTTCTACGCTCGTGCCTGCCGCAATTACGCGCTGACGGTCCTTGCCCTGGGAGGGCTTTTCATCGCCGGCGGCGTCGCGATGAAGAACCCTTTTCTCGTCGTGAACGACCATTTCAGGAAGGAATTCACCGAATCCCGGCACTACGGTCCCATGCTCAGACAGATCCCCGTGTCCCTCATAGTGAGCGAGGACAGCGGCCTGTGGGGCGCGGCGCATTATGGGATGATCAAAGGCAAAAGCGGGCAACGAACGGGCAATAGGTGA
- a CDS encoding ExsB family transcriptional regulator, translating into MNVKKFIEEKAAEIQAAVGTGVAINALSGGVDSSVVTMLGHKALGERLKTYFIDTGLMRKDEPQRIQAIFKGLGVTIEIVDAKAKFFKALKGLTDPEEKREAITQTFYKDVFGKLVTKSKAKHLLQGTILTDIDETVAGIKRQHNVFEQLGIDPKKTFGYHILEPLVQLRKDGVRKVGSALGLPASMYKRIPFPGPALAARVVGEVTPEKVEIVRLATVVVEEELAKVKAFQYLAILHEDRMTGMRDGRRDFGRQIEVRCWDSVDARKATPTNLPYSKLTRIASRICKEVPGVVSVTYNIATKPPSTIEAI; encoded by the coding sequence ATGAACGTGAAGAAGTTCATCGAGGAAAAGGCGGCTGAGATACAGGCGGCCGTCGGCACGGGGGTGGCGATCAACGCCCTGTCGGGCGGGGTCGACTCATCGGTGGTCACCATGCTCGGCCACAAGGCGCTGGGTGAGAGGCTGAAGACCTATTTCATCGACACCGGCCTCATGCGAAAGGACGAGCCGCAGCGGATACAGGCGATCTTCAAGGGTCTTGGCGTCACCATAGAGATTGTCGACGCGAAGGCGAAGTTCTTCAAGGCGCTTAAAGGGTTGACGGACCCGGAGGAAAAGCGCGAGGCCATCACCCAGACATTCTACAAGGATGTCTTCGGCAAGCTTGTCACGAAAAGCAAGGCGAAACACCTTCTGCAGGGGACGATCCTCACCGACATCGACGAGACCGTCGCGGGCATCAAGAGGCAGCACAATGTCTTCGAACAGCTCGGCATAGACCCCAAAAAGACCTTCGGCTATCATATCCTGGAACCCCTCGTGCAGCTTCGGAAGGACGGCGTGAGAAAGGTCGGGTCGGCCCTGGGTCTTCCCGCATCCATGTACAAGAGGATACCCTTCCCGGGTCCGGCGCTCGCCGCCCGCGTCGTTGGTGAGGTCACGCCGGAAAAGGTGGAGATCGTGAGGCTCGCGACTGTCGTCGTCGAGGAGGAGCTCGCGAAGGTGAAGGCCTTCCAGTACCTGGCGATCCTTCACGAGGACAGGATGACAGGGATGCGCGACGGCAGGAGGGACTTCGGCCGCCAGATCGAGGTCAGGTGCTGGGATTCCGTGGACGCACGCAAGGCCACGCCGACAAACCTCCCTTACTCGAAGCTCACGCGTATAGCTTCGAGGATCTGCAAGGAAGTGCCCGGCGTCGTGAGCGTGACCTACAACATCGCAACGAAACCGCCTTCAACGATAGAGGCGATATAG
- a CDS encoding GNAT family N-acetyltransferase, with protein MINRGFVIRRMTLEDVEVAVEWAAEEGWNPGLTDAACFYHADPDGFFIGEVDGRPVGCVSAVSYGESFGFIGFYIVRKELRGKWYGVELGRWAMSRLGARNIGIDGVVAKIRNYEKFGFTLAHRNIRYKGRGSGASNPAGIVDLTTLPFDAVVSYDSGIFPARRARFLEKWIIRPDGTALGLAEGGRIKGYGVIRPCRTGFKIGPLFADSPDIAEQLFDALTGNVPERAPVFLDIPANNPAAVAFVRDHGMTSVFETGRMYSREAPAVPMEKVFGITSFELG; from the coding sequence ATGATCAACCGGGGGTTCGTTATCAGGCGGATGACGCTCGAGGATGTTGAGGTTGCCGTGGAATGGGCGGCGGAGGAAGGGTGGAACCCGGGACTCACCGACGCCGCCTGTTTTTACCACGCGGACCCCGATGGTTTCTTCATCGGGGAAGTGGACGGCCGTCCGGTGGGGTGCGTCTCGGCCGTGTCCTACGGTGAATCCTTCGGTTTTATAGGCTTCTACATCGTCCGCAAGGAACTGCGCGGAAAATGGTACGGTGTTGAGCTTGGAAGATGGGCGATGAGCCGTCTCGGCGCCCGTAACATCGGCATAGACGGAGTGGTGGCAAAGATCAGGAACTATGAGAAGTTCGGTTTCACCCTCGCCCACAGGAACATCCGCTACAAGGGCCGGGGAAGCGGGGCATCGAACCCCGCGGGCATCGTCGATCTCACAACCCTCCCCTTCGATGCCGTCGTCTCCTACGATTCGGGCATCTTCCCCGCGCGACGGGCAAGGTTCCTCGAAAAGTGGATCATCCGCCCCGACGGGACGGCCCTGGGTCTTGCCGAAGGTGGCAGGATCAAAGGCTACGGTGTCATACGCCCCTGCAGGACGGGGTTCAAAATAGGACCTCTTTTCGCCGATTCTCCCGATATCGCCGAACAGTTGTTCGACGCGCTGACAGGAAACGTGCCGGAGCGGGCGCCGGTGTTCCTGGACATCCCGGCAAACAATCCGGCTGCGGTCGCCTTCGTGCGGGACCACGGCATGACATCCGTGTTCGAAACAGGCAGGATGTACAGCAGGGAGGCTCCCGCCGTTCCCATGGAGAAGGTCTTCGGCATCACGAGTTTCGAGCTCGGCTGA
- a CDS encoding universal stress protein → MLMPTRILVPTDFSEHSDKALKQALDIAREYQAKVFVTHVIAVIRPEFENVLRWEAQERLRNQLDRVPRAGSLDVATDVRTGIVYEEILKESEEKGIDLIVIASLGQSGIAKYLVGGVARNVLKGSKCPVLLTR, encoded by the coding sequence ATGCTCATGCCGACAAGGATACTTGTGCCCACCGATTTTTCGGAGCATTCCGACAAGGCGCTGAAACAGGCCCTCGACATCGCAAGAGAGTACCAGGCCAAGGTCTTCGTCACCCACGTGATAGCTGTCATTCGCCCGGAGTTCGAGAACGTTCTGCGATGGGAGGCGCAGGAAAGACTGAGAAACCAGCTCGACAGGGTCCCCCGGGCCGGGAGCCTCGATGTGGCAACCGATGTGCGGACGGGTATCGTCTATGAAGAGATACTGAAGGAAAGCGAGGAGAAGGGGATCGACCTCATCGTGATCGCCTCCCTCGGCCAATCGGGTATCGCGAAATATCTTGTTGGCGGGGTGGCAAGGAACGTGCTGAAAGGCTCGAAATGCCCCGTGCTGCTCACGAGGTGA
- the rnk gene encoding nucleoside diphosphate kinase regulator gives MKTGEIYITEHDMRRLRALIEIYGGSDKPYLDRLEEELDRAKVVGPREIPADVVTMNSVVRIRDLDTGEERSFALVFPNKTAMGEKAISVLAPIGTALIGCREGDNLNWEVPAGTRRIQITQIVYQPERIGNYDL, from the coding sequence ATGAAGACTGGCGAAATCTACATAACGGAGCACGACATGCGGAGGCTTCGGGCGTTGATCGAGATATACGGTGGGAGCGATAAACCCTATCTCGACCGCCTGGAGGAAGAACTCGACAGGGCGAAGGTGGTAGGCCCCAGGGAGATTCCCGCAGACGTCGTCACCATGAACTCCGTCGTCCGCATCAGGGACCTCGATACCGGCGAAGAAAGGTCCTTCGCCCTTGTGTTCCCCAACAAGACGGCCATGGGTGAAAAGGCCATCTCCGTTCTGGCGCCCATCGGGACCGCTCTCATCGGTTGCCGCGAAGGTGACAACCTCAACTGGGAGGTCCCGGCAGGAACAAGGAGAATACAGATAACCCAGATCGTCTACCAACCGGAGAGGATCGGCAACTATGACCTCTAG
- a CDS encoding HAD family phosphatase, which yields MDVVLFDFGGVLADEGFANGLKAIAQRHGLDETDFINLARDLIHRTGYITGRGREPSYWQAIRRATGITGDDATLRNEILSRFIPRPYMIHIVKRLRTAGIRVVILSDQTNWLDELNELHRFFKHFNIVYNSYHLGKSKADPTHFSDTVSKLHAAPDRMLFIDDDEGHCERARMAGINAIRFTGREQFLTDLSQYCPGDWTEQREDTV from the coding sequence GTGGATGTAGTCCTCTTTGACTTCGGCGGCGTTCTCGCCGACGAAGGGTTCGCGAACGGCCTCAAGGCCATCGCGCAAAGACACGGCCTCGACGAAACGGACTTCATCAACCTCGCCCGCGACCTCATCCACAGGACAGGCTACATAACTGGTCGGGGCCGTGAACCCTCATACTGGCAGGCCATCCGCAGGGCCACGGGAATCACCGGGGACGATGCCACCCTTCGGAACGAGATCCTGTCCCGCTTCATCCCCCGGCCCTATATGATCCACATCGTGAAGAGACTGCGAACGGCGGGCATCCGTGTCGTCATACTCAGCGATCAGACCAACTGGCTCGATGAACTCAACGAACTGCACCGCTTCTTCAAGCACTTCAACATTGTCTACAACAGCTATCATCTCGGGAAGAGCAAGGCCGACCCCACGCACTTCTCCGACACCGTCTCCAAACTTCACGCCGCACCGGACCGCATGCTCTTCATCGACGACGACGAAGGCCACTGCGAAAGGGCCCGCATGGCAGGCATAAACGCAATCCGCTTCACCGGCCGGGAACAATTCCTCACAGACCTCTCCCAATACTGCCCCGGAGACTGGACGGAACAAAGAGAAGACACAGTCTGA
- a CDS encoding GGGtGRT protein — protein MALFENYDRRIGQINTVLSKYGIKSIEDAKAICDAKGIDPYRIAKETQPICFENAGWAYIVGAAIAIKKGRTKAADAAEAIGEGLQAFCIPGSVADDRTVGLGHGNLAAMLLREDTKCFAFVAGHESFAAAEGAIGIAKSANKVRKEPLHVVLNGLGKDAAQIISRINGFTYVRTKFDYHSGKLEIVESRPYSKGDRAAVRCYGADDVREGVAIMHHEKVDVSITGNSTNPTRFQHPVAGTYKKECNEAGRKYFSVASGGGTGRTLHPDNMAAGPASYGMTDTMGRMHSDAQFAGSSSVPAHVEMMGFLGMGNNPMVGATVSVAVAIEQAG, from the coding sequence ATGGCACTTTTCGAGAACTACGATAGAAGGATCGGGCAGATCAATACCGTGTTGAGTAAATACGGGATCAAGTCGATAGAGGACGCGAAGGCGATCTGTGACGCGAAGGGCATAGATCCGTACAGGATAGCGAAGGAAACCCAGCCGATATGTTTCGAGAACGCTGGATGGGCGTACATTGTTGGGGCGGCCATCGCCATAAAGAAAGGCCGCACGAAGGCGGCGGATGCGGCCGAGGCAATAGGCGAGGGCCTGCAGGCCTTCTGCATTCCCGGTTCCGTTGCCGATGACCGGACGGTGGGACTGGGGCACGGGAATCTTGCCGCCATGCTTTTGAGGGAGGATACGAAATGTTTTGCCTTTGTCGCGGGACATGAATCCTTTGCCGCCGCGGAAGGGGCCATCGGCATCGCCAAATCGGCGAACAAGGTCAGGAAGGAACCCCTGCACGTCGTCCTCAACGGTCTCGGGAAGGACGCGGCGCAGATCATTTCCCGGATAAACGGCTTCACGTACGTGCGGACCAAATTCGACTATCACTCGGGAAAGCTGGAGATCGTGGAAAGCCGGCCCTATTCGAAGGGCGACAGGGCGGCGGTGAGGTGCTATGGGGCGGATGACGTGCGCGAAGGCGTCGCCATCATGCACCACGAGAAGGTGGATGTCTCCATCACCGGGAACTCGACGAACCCGACCCGCTTCCAGCATCCCGTTGCCGGCACCTACAAGAAGGAGTGCAACGAGGCTGGACGGAAGTATTTCTCCGTCGCGTCGGGGGGAGGCACGGGCCGGACGCTCCATCCCGACAACATGGCAGCGGGCCCGGCATCATACGGCATGACGGACACGATGGGCCGGATGCATTCGGACGCGCAGTTCGCGGGCTCGTCATCGGTTCCGGCGCACGTCGAGATGATGGGCTTCCTCGGCATGGGCAACAACCCCATGGTCGGCGCGACCGTCTCGGTAGCGGTGGCGATAGAGCAGGCGGGGTAG
- a CDS encoding proline iminopeptidase-family hydrolase yields the protein MTVGGTRGGSWVRRILVAWFTVFAALFLTACSTSSSLPERQGFVEVTGGRVWYRIVGSGSATPVVVLHGGPGAASDYLKPLERLAKDRSVIFYDQLGCGRSERPADRSLWRIERFVEELSQLRAALKLKEIHLYGHSWGTMLAVDYMLTNPSGVKSLILASPCLSAKRWVEDANVLIAQLPPDTQRLIRSHEKAGTTDSREYDAAVTEYLKRHLCRLDPWPEDLTRSLAASNAEIYKQMWGPSEFYPTGDLKTYDRVDRLREITVPTLFTAGRYDEATPGATTWYSSHLPGSTVRIFEKSSHLAMFEEQEEYVKTLREFMKRTEGRL from the coding sequence ATGACAGTCGGCGGGACACGCGGCGGCTCATGGGTGAGAAGGATCCTCGTTGCGTGGTTCACCGTCTTTGCCGCGCTCTTTCTCACCGCCTGCTCCACCTCTTCGTCACTCCCGGAGCGCCAGGGGTTCGTTGAGGTCACGGGCGGCAGGGTCTGGTACCGCATCGTCGGCTCCGGCAGCGCCACCCCCGTGGTCGTTCTCCATGGCGGGCCCGGCGCCGCGAGCGACTACCTCAAACCCCTGGAAAGACTCGCCAAGGACAGATCCGTCATCTTCTACGACCAGCTCGGCTGCGGCAGGTCGGAACGTCCCGCTGACAGGTCGCTCTGGCGCATCGAAAGGTTCGTTGAGGAGCTCTCGCAGCTGCGCGCGGCGCTCAAACTGAAGGAGATCCACCTCTACGGGCACTCCTGGGGGACAATGCTGGCTGTGGACTATATGCTGACGAATCCTTCCGGGGTAAAGAGCCTTATACTCGCTAGCCCGTGCCTCAGCGCAAAGCGATGGGTCGAGGACGCCAATGTCCTCATCGCGCAGCTTCCACCCGACACTCAGAGACTGATCCGCAGCCACGAGAAGGCGGGCACCACGGACTCCAGGGAATACGATGCGGCCGTCACGGAGTACCTCAAACGCCACCTGTGCCGTCTCGACCCCTGGCCGGAGGACCTGACACGGTCATTGGCCGCGTCGAACGCGGAGATATACAAGCAGATGTGGGGACCGAGCGAGTTCTACCCCACGGGCGACCTCAAGACATACGACAGGGTGGACCGTCTCCGCGAGATCACGGTTCCCACCCTCTTCACCGCGGGCCGGTACGACGAGGCAACCCCCGGCGCGACAACCTGGTACAGTTCCCACCTTCCCGGCTCCACCGTCAGGATCTTCGAAAAAAGCTCCCACCTTGCGATGTTCGAGGAACAGGAAGAATATGTGAAGACCTTGAGGGAGTTTATGAAAAGAACAGAAGGCAGGTTATAG
- a CDS encoding NYN domain-containing protein, with protein sequence MIDGWFMRKKIYKYKTFYYSGPEIRKYCVKHLRTDDYLYRIFYYDTEPLDKKGHNPITKKSIDFGTTRVAVEQTKLLNSIKTTPNFALRLGKTVWRNNEWLIKPDKLQLLLNKTITVDQLTEDDFKPLIEQKAVDMKLGLDITCIAMERLADLLIIITGDADIVPVLKFARRNGMQVCLDPLRNSVRPELSEHVDFIETKIPAPKKVL encoded by the coding sequence ATGATTGACGGCTGGTTCATGAGGAAGAAAATTTACAAGTACAAGACGTTCTACTATTCCGGACCAGAAATCAGAAAATACTGTGTTAAGCACTTAAGGACAGATGATTATTTGTATCGTATTTTTTACTATGACACGGAGCCGCTTGATAAGAAGGGACATAATCCAATCACGAAAAAGAGTATCGATTTTGGCACGACCAGGGTTGCCGTAGAGCAGACAAAACTGTTGAATTCAATAAAGACAACGCCCAATTTCGCACTACGTCTCGGAAAGACCGTATGGCGAAATAACGAGTGGCTCATAAAACCCGATAAGCTCCAACTGCTTCTGAACAAGACGATAACCGTTGACCAGTTGACAGAAGACGATTTCAAACCACTAATAGAACAGAAGGCAGTCGATATGAAGCTTGGACTGGACATTACGTGTATAGCGATGGAGAGGCTGGCTGACCTCCTAATAATCATTACAGGAGACGCCGATATTGTGCCGGTCCTGAAATTTGCTCGCCGCAACGGCATGCAGGTCTGCCTCGATCCGTTGAGAAACTCTGTCAGGCCGGAGCTGTCTGAACATGTGGATTTCATCGAAACGAAGATTCCAGCTCCCAAGAAGGTACTTTAG